In Candidatus Poribacteria bacterium, one DNA window encodes the following:
- a CDS encoding sugar phosphate isomerase/epimerase, whose translation MSAPRLSVSTWSLHRQLGKPGFTGPAHGMQIPIETHNKGPIPLLELPARVAEFGINTLEICHFHLPSVEKTYLAELRAALAAADVELFSLLIDDGDITHPSDAARDIAWIEKWIDIAGELGATCARVIGGKADPSPETVAQSRDVLAQLTERADTAGIRLMSENWFSILSTPENVNTILSRLDGKVGLCLDFGNWRGDTKYKDLAAIAAWAESCHTKAHFAAPREMDKEDYVQCLDLAQKAGFAGPHTLIYDGPGDDEWEGLAIEREVVNPYLN comes from the coding sequence ATGTCAGCACCTCGACTTTCAGTCTCAACATGGAGTTTGCATCGACAACTCGGAAAACCCGGATTCACCGGACCCGCGCACGGCATGCAAATCCCAATTGAAACCCATAACAAGGGACCTATTCCACTCTTGGAATTACCCGCACGTGTCGCCGAATTCGGCATTAACACCTTGGAGATTTGCCATTTCCATCTGCCCTCTGTCGAGAAAACCTATCTTGCTGAACTTCGTGCTGCCCTCGCAGCTGCGGACGTTGAGCTTTTCTCTCTACTGATTGACGATGGCGACATCACCCATCCCTCTGACGCAGCACGCGACATCGCATGGATTGAGAAATGGATCGATATTGCTGGCGAACTCGGTGCGACGTGTGCACGCGTCATTGGCGGTAAAGCCGATCCATCCCCAGAAACCGTGGCACAGAGTCGAGATGTCCTCGCGCAACTCACCGAACGGGCGGACACCGCGGGTATTCGTTTGATGAGCGAGAACTGGTTCTCTATCCTCTCTACGCCCGAAAACGTCAACACAATCTTAAGCAGGTTGGACGGTAAGGTGGGACTCTGTCTTGATTTCGGGAACTGGCGTGGTGATACAAAGTATAAAGATCTCGCCGCGATCGCCGCGTGGGCAGAATCGTGTCATACCAAAGCACATTTCGCAGCACCGCGTGAGATGGACAAGGAAGATTACGTCCAATGCCTTGATCTCGCTCAGAAAGCCGGTTTCGCTGGACCCCATACCCTCATCTACGACGGACCCGGAGACGACGAATGGGAAGGCTTGGCGATTGAACGCGAAGTCGTGAACCCTTACCTTAATTAG
- a CDS encoding site-specific DNA-methyltransferase, with the protein MAMQLAVDFNRPSDYTVHLPTRVDEFWTSKQRAGHSLHEVSYRACYKPQLPEYFVKEFCKTEAVVYDPFMGRGTTLIEAQLHGHRVFGNDINPLAQILTAPRLNPPTLEQIEARLHDIHLSTDAEVDTELLVFFHEDTLREIYGWRTYFQQERFDSVDAWLQMVACSRLTGHSTGFFSVFTLPPNLATSIVAQRKINEKRNQVPEYRNTKELILRKSKQLLRHSLPDCFRGDDAILLTESADNTPQIVDASVDLVVTSPPFLDTIDYMQDNWLRMWFCGIKIEQGKIWQLKSLEDWVARMTDVLAELYRVLKRGGRIAFEVGEVRNGTVFLENAVVKASLDVGLVPEMLMINAQHFTKTANCWGVSNNKKGTNSNRIVILKKG; encoded by the coding sequence ATGGCAATGCAGTTAGCTGTTGATTTCAATAGACCCAGCGATTACACAGTTCACCTCCCTACCCGTGTAGACGAATTTTGGACATCAAAACAGCGCGCTGGACATTCCCTGCACGAAGTGTCCTATCGAGCGTGTTACAAACCGCAGTTACCCGAATATTTCGTCAAGGAGTTCTGCAAAACAGAGGCTGTCGTTTACGATCCGTTTATGGGGCGTGGGACAACACTGATAGAAGCACAACTGCACGGGCATCGTGTCTTCGGCAATGATATTAATCCCTTGGCGCAAATTCTCACCGCACCGCGTCTGAACCCCCCGACATTGGAACAGATCGAAGCGCGATTACACGACATTCATCTCTCCACTGATGCAGAAGTCGACACAGAGTTACTCGTATTTTTTCACGAAGATACACTCCGAGAGATTTACGGCTGGCGGACGTATTTCCAACAGGAACGCTTTGACTCTGTGGATGCATGGTTGCAAATGGTCGCCTGTAGCCGTTTGACAGGGCATTCTACCGGTTTTTTTTCGGTTTTCACCCTTCCTCCGAATCTAGCGACCTCAATTGTGGCACAGCGGAAAATCAATGAGAAACGGAATCAGGTCCCCGAATATCGGAACACGAAGGAACTCATACTTCGAAAATCTAAGCAATTATTGCGGCACAGCCTGCCAGACTGTTTTCGGGGGGATGACGCTATACTTCTGACCGAATCCGCCGATAATACTCCCCAAATAGTAGATGCATCGGTTGACTTGGTTGTCACTTCACCACCCTTCCTTGATACGATTGACTATATGCAAGACAACTGGTTACGGATGTGGTTTTGTGGTATAAAGATCGAACAAGGCAAAATTTGGCAACTGAAATCGCTGGAGGATTGGGTCGCTCGGATGACAGACGTCTTAGCAGAGCTCTATAGGGTTTTGAAACGTGGTGGACGGATAGCTTTTGAAGTTGGAGAGGTTCGTAATGGAACGGTCTTTTTAGAAAATGCCGTTGTCAAAGCATCGCTTGACGTGGGACTTGTCCCTGAAATGCTCATGATTAACGCGCAACATTTCACGAAAACAGCGAATTGCTGGGGGGTCTCCAATAATAAGAAGGGCACAAACAGCAATCGAATTGTTATTTTGAAAAAAGGTTGA
- a CDS encoding metallophosphoesterase, with product MKIGVMSDSHDNIPNVERAVALFNEIGVDLVVHAGDFIAPFAVAPLADLNCRVVGVFGNNDGERVIVAQRFEEIGEIHPNLASVSLGDRNIAVMHYPELAIPIAKSGDYDIVVYGHTHQIDIQKGKTLLLNPGETGGWTTGKATVAVVDLETLEATIHEL from the coding sequence ATGAAAATTGGTGTAATGTCTGACAGCCACGACAACATTCCAAATGTCGAACGTGCTGTCGCACTCTTCAATGAAATCGGCGTAGACTTGGTCGTCCATGCAGGCGATTTCATCGCTCCGTTTGCTGTTGCGCCGTTAGCCGATCTAAACTGCCGCGTTGTCGGTGTCTTTGGAAACAATGACGGTGAGCGTGTCATCGTTGCGCAACGGTTTGAGGAAATCGGTGAGATACATCCCAATCTTGCGAGTGTATCGCTCGGCGACAGAAACATCGCCGTGATGCACTATCCCGAACTCGCCATCCCGATTGCCAAAAGTGGCGATTACGACATCGTCGTCTACGGACACACCCACCAGATAGACATCCAAAAGGGAAAAACACTCCTCCTCAATCCCGGTGAGACTGGGGGTTGGACGACGGGAAAGGCAACGGTTGCCGTCGTCGATCTCGAAACGCTTGAG